The DNA window TTTAAGATGATATCTATAAAGCTAATTACCGAAAAGTAATTAGTCTTCGTCTCCATCCTCACCAATCGCCTCTACAGGGCAGCCTTCGAGGGCTTCCATGCACATCTCTATCTCTTCTTCCGTTTTTGGCTGTTTATAGACAAAAGAATAACCGCCGTCCTCATTTCTGGTGAAGAAATCAGGAGCCGTTTCGCGGCAAAGATCACAGTCAATGCATTGCTCATCTACATAAAACTTACCAGGAACATTTTCCGGCCACTTGTCGTTTTTATCTGCCATAAGAGGTGAAATTATTATTTAAATTGTAATAAAAGTCAAGATAGGAATAGACACATCCGGCTTAAGTTTCTTCGCAAAGAACTACCATACGCTGCAAGGCAATGTTATTAGGAACATTAACAATACTGCCATCTACTTGACGGACCCGTATAAAGAAGAGTCCCATGTCGATGATTTCCCCTTTCACCGTATTATCCCCATCTTTTACGATAATAACATCATGGATATCTAATTGGCTGGCAAAAAAGAGGATATAGGCACCAAAGATATTACTCAACAAACTCCAACCCGCAAATAAGGAAATGCCCAAAAGACCAATAATAGACGTAATAAAGATCCAGACCTCCTTCGCTTCTATACCCCAAATACCCAGAAGGATTAATAAAACAACAAGCACAGCGAGTGAATTGATGACTTTTATTAACCGACGTTTTCTACGAACTCGCAGTTTGTTATTCAATCGGTGTAGAGAAAATATTTTTGCGACAATAAGGAGGGTGGCTCCTATGATGATTAGCAATGCAATGGAGGTTCCAATGTTGGTATAGAGTTCAGCAGCTTTCATAATGAATCAAAGATAATATAATACACCTTGAATTTACTATCAAAAGGAACCAAATCCAAGAATGAAAACATATTGACCTGTAATAGGCTTTTGGACTATATTACCTAAGTATTTATATCATGAATGGCCCCAATCTGTTTTTGATTTACCTTTTAATTTCATTAACCCCAATAGCAAGTATGGCAAAAGATTCTAAAAAGAACGCCCATCAATTCTCGTTCACGGCACTTAACGATGCCTCAAAAACAATCAAATTGTCTGATTATGATGGCAAGGTGATCATGATTGTTAATACCGCTTCCAAATGCGGCTTTACCCCTCAGTATGCCTTTCTGGAGAAGCTCTGGAGAGAGTACAAGGATAGAGGCTTAGTCATTTTAGGTATTCCATCAAACGACTTTGCGGAACAAGAGCCTGGCTCAGAAAAACAGATACAGGAATTTTGCCAAAAGAATTATAATGTTACTTTTCCGATGACATCTAAACAACATGTCGTTGGTGAAAATGCAAACCCACTCCATCGTTGGCTGTATTTAGAAACCGGTGTAGAACCCAAATGGAACTTCCAAAAGTTTATTATAGACAAAAATGGTGATGTTATTGGTGAGTTTCCTTCCACAACAGCTCCAGATAATCGCGAGATCGTGAAATTAATCGAGCGCGAGCTAGCTGTAGAGGTTTAGAGTAACTGCTCCAATATTTGGATTGCGTTTAACGCGGCACCTTTCCACAACTGGTCTCCAGAGACCCAGAGGGAAAGCCCGTTACCAAAAACAAGATCCTTACGAATACGCCCCACCCCGCATTTTTCTTTTTGCGAAAATTGTATCGGCATGGGGTAATGATTTTGCTCAGGTTCATCATAGAGCTCTATACCCGGGAAATTACAGATAACCTCTCTTGCCTTTTGAACAGAAACCGCTTGTTCAAACTCTGCGCTAATCGCAATCGAATGCGCTCGAAAAACAGGAACTCTCACACTCGTACAGGAAACCTGCAGATCAGGCATACCTAATATTTTTTGAGACTCCACAAGCATCTTCATCTCTTCTTTGGTGTAACCGTTTTCCAGAAAAGCATCCACGTGCGGTATCACATTAAACGCAATTTGGTGGGGATAAACAGAGGGCACGATCATCTCGCCATGAGCCCACTGTTTTACTTGTGTTTCAAGCTCCCTTAACGCAGCAAGCCCTGTCCCTGAAACGGCTTGGTAAGTACTGGCAAAAAAGCGCTTTAAGCCAAACGCTTTATGTAAGGGAAATAATGCCAACAAGGTCAAAATGGTCGAGCAATTCGGGTTAGCGATGATGCCTTTATGCCCAGACAGCGCCTTCGGGTTAACCTCGGGAATAACCAACGGCACGTCTTCGTCCATACGGAAAGCGGAGCTGTTATCGATCACCACGCACCCTTGTTTAACAGCTTCTTTAGCAAATTGTCTCGAAACATCTCCGCCTGCGGAAAAGATGGCGAAATCTAACTCCTTAAAAATATCCGGTGTCGCTTCTTCTACGGTAAAATCTTTATCCTCAATAGTAACAACCTGGCCAGAAGAACGCTTGGAAGCCAAAAGTCGAATACTGGCAAACGGCACATTACGCTCAAGGAGCAGTTGTAGGGCTTCTTTGCCAACCGCGCCTGTCGCGCCTAATATACCAATCCGTACTTTCATTTCTATGAGGATATTTTAGCACAGCGTTTAGGTAAAGGGAAATGGAAAGAAAAAAAGGCCTCCATTCTATTTAACTGACAACTTCCTAAAAACTCCTTAAGCTACTTGCATAATTATCCATGTCTAAAAAACTTAAGAATATTACAATAGTAGCCTCTTCCACACTGGGATCTCGAGTGTTGGGGCTATTTAGGGACATGGTTACATTTACCTTTTTGGGTGCCGGAGCAATTAACTCAGCGTTCTTACTAGCATTTATGCTTCCTAATCTCTTCAGGCGGCTCTTGGGCGAAGGTGCGTTAACATCCGCGCTTATTCCCATCCTCTCCGAAGAACACCATAAACATGGTAAGGAAGAAGCTTTTCGTTTTTTAAATAAACTCATCACCTGGGTTTCATTGGGCATGGTGATGTTGATTTTACTGGTAATTGCCGGGTTAAATTTTGTCGACCATATACCCAATTTAGAACCGCGCTGGTACCTGGGTGCAAAACTCGGCATGATCCTTATTCCCTACATGCTGTTCGTGTGCTTGGCAGCTGCATTTGCAGCCGCGCTTAATGTATTTGAGCGTTTTGGCATCGCTGCTTCTTCCCAAATATGGCTCAACCTTGCCATGATTATTGCCTTGGGTGTTTTCGGTTATCTGTTTGGTAAAAATGCCGAGGAACAGGTATACTATCTCTGCACAGGGGTATTAATCGGTGGCTTGATACAAGTCATATGGCCTGCGGTTGCTCTTATGCGATCCGGATGGAAACCGAAGTTTGATCTCTCGCCCTCCCCCGCTCTTTCATCTTGGTTTAAACTGTTTATTCCTGGGTTTGGTGGTGCAGCGATTTATCAAATCAACTTCATGGTTACCCAGCTCTTGGCTTTCTGGTTAACCAATTCTGCCGTAGCTACGTTATACCTGGCGAATCGTTTAATACAGCTCCCCCAAGGTCTATTCACTATTTCGCTGGTAACGGTATTTTTCCCAAGCCTCTCTAAACTGGTTATACAAGGAGACAAAAAGAGCGACTTAAAAGACCTCTACCTAAAGGGATTAAGGATGCTCATGGTTGTAACCATTCCCGCGACAGTCGGCTTAATCGTCCTTCGCGAACCTATATTATCCCTCCTATTCGAGTGGGGGCAATTTGACGCAGAAAACGTAAGAGCAACGGGCCCAATATTAGCCATTGTAGCGCTCAGTTTACCTTTCTTTGCACTCTCTACACTTTCTACACGTGGCTTCCATTCCCTACAAGACACCCGTACACCTTATAAAATCGGAATGGTAATGTTCGGCATCAACCTAATTCTGTCCGTAGCCCTCATGTTCCCCTATGGCGTAGCAGGTCTAGCATTAGCCAATCTAACGGCAAACATCATCCAAACGATTCTCCTACAAGTAAAATTGACCGCTAAAGAGGAATCCTTTTCACTCAAGGGACTGGGTGCACCTATGATCCAGATTGGTTTTGCAGCTTGCTCAATGATAATCACCTTATACCTCATGCTGTTCGCCTGGGAAAGTGCTTTTTCATTTAACGGCAAACTATTTGCAACCGTAGCCATCCTGACAGTTATTCCGGGCGGGATGCTCATCTACTTTGCAACTTTATGGATATTGGGCTATGAGGACAAACATGAGTTTAAGCGCTATTGTCTGCTGATCCTAAAACGCCGGAAAGCTTCTTCTTAACAGGCATATTCTACCATCAGAGCCTATAATAAGCGATATATGGCTTTACGTAATCGTATTTTTATGTTACAATCATGTAAAATTGCCTCACTAAATAACATATAATCATTTTTTCAATGCCAGAAGTTATAAAACATAGATCATACGGATTATCAGACATCGGCCTCGTCAGGCAAGTGAATGAGGACCACTATTTAATTAATAACTCCATCCACCTATTTGCTGTAGCAGACGGTTTAGGCGGTTTACCTAAAGGTGATCTCGCCAGCCGGGTAGCCATCGAAGAACTCGATGCCATGGTTAATACCTCTGAGGGTACACTCGCGCTCGATTTTGCAAAAATATTTTACCAGATAGCCGAAGTGGTCATTCAAGTTGGTCAAGAAATCAACAATGAAATGGGCATCGCGACAACCCTAACCGCTATGAAAATTGAAGGGGATCGCTTATTGGTCGGTCACGTGGGCGACTCAGGATTATTTCTTTACCGCAAAGGACACCACTACCTGAAATTGACCAAGGATCACACCATGGCTCAGGAAATGCGCGATCATAAAGACTTTGATGAAAACACCTATATTCCGGAATATTTTCACCACACGCTAACCCGCTGTATTGGCAACATTCCTGAATTGGTGATTGACACCCACGAATACCAAATCTTGCCCGGAGATCGTTTCTTACTCTATTCAGACGGTGTTACAAAAACAATCGCCGGTGATGAGCTCGAGGAACTGGCCTTCCAAATAGATTCTCCCAAACTTTTCGTGGAAACGATTATCAATTTATCCAATGACAGAGGTGGCCCCGACAATACAACGGCTGTAGCCGTTTTTATAGATTAGAGAAATGGCGCTGCTCTTGATCAGCTTAAGCGCCTTTTTCGCCTCGCTGCTGACTCTATTTTCAGGCTTCGGCCTAGGAACTCTATTAATGCCTGTTGTAGCTGCCTTGCTTTATTTATTAGGCAGCTTACTTGTCCTTGGAATGATTTAAAAGCGCTTTTACGCGTTCAGCAATGTATCAACATTTTCAATATTATCCTTAATCTCTTTAAGGAAACGACCTGCACCTGCACCATTTGCCCAACGATGGTCGAACGTAAAATCGAGATTAACCACCTCAACCGGCTTGATTTCGCCTGCATCATTTGTTTGCAGATCATAGAATGGTTGGCCAATAAAGATCGTAGAGATAGCTGGCGGAACAACAATTGCTTTACCGAAGCGTATCTTATACTGCCCCATACTGGTAATGTTAATGACGGTTCTTGCTTTAGACACACTAACACCATCCTTGATTTTCTTAAGCTCCGTACGATAGGTCTTAACAAACTCTAGCCAAGAATATGTATTCGCATGCGGCAGAACAGCTGTTTCTAAAACATCATTTTCCAACGCAACGGCAAATCCAACATCAAAATCCTTCTGCGGCTGGGAAATTTGCCCGTTTTGCAAGAGACATCGGAATTGTGGATATTTCTCCAAAGCCTTAGTAACACACCACGCAACTAAAGTTGTATACGTATAAGTGCCTTCCGCAGAACGCCCTCTGTCTTTCCCCCAAACAGCACGCATCTTAGACCAATCCGCCGTTAGGGTTAAACTCGCTGGAAGAACACCTTGCAATTGACGTAAAATTTCAGGTGAAAGCGCGGCTTGCTTGCTTGCGGGTGCTTCAGAAATAACAGGAGCTTCTTGCTCAACCGGCCGCTGCGAGGATGATTGAGATTGCTCCGTCTGCACCGGCTGTGTTCCTCCCGTATGTGCAAGAACCGCAATTTCTTGTCCAACTGTAATCACTTGGTCTTCTTTGATCTTCCAGGATTCCAGAATACCTTCAATCGAAGATTCTACAGGAAACACCGCTTTGTCTGTTTCAACTTCACAGAGCGCATCGTCTGGATGAACTTGCTCGCCTTCTTTTTTAAAGATACTAATGACACGCGCTTCCAACAGACCTTCACCTAAGTGAGGCAATACGATCGTTGTCTTCGCAGTCTTCTTACCGCATTCTTCTACCGTTAAGGAGGTATGGGAAGGCCCTACACCTTCGCTTGCAACTTGCTTAACAGCCGGAATATCGCCTACGCGTTGAGTGGACATCGCAATCACTTTGCTAATAGCGGCGACCACGCGATCTTGATCCGGAAGCGAGGAATACTCATAAACCGGATTATATCCCACACAAACATCTGGCTTACTGACCAATTGAGGCGGTGCAACCATGGCTTTCCAAACCGCAGGATCTTCAGACAACGTAGAAATGATCATTTGGCCAACACTACAGCTTTCACCATCTTCTTGCACGATCACAAGGCGGCCTGTTTTCATAACAGAATAAGTGATGGTCTCCTTATCCCAAGGAACCATAGAGCGCAGATCGATCAATTCAATACTCGCGTCTGTCTTAAGTTTTTCAACTGCCTTACCAACTACTTCCATACAATTACCCCAGGTAACTACAGTAACATCATTGCCTTCTTGACGAATAGCAGCCTTACCTAATGGGATCGGTGCCATATTTTGCGGGATCTCACGTGGTTCCCAGAACATGTGTTTAGGCAACAATACGAGAACAGGGTCCTCGCACGCAATCGCACTACTAATCATACCAGCAGCGTCTTCCGGTGTGCTTGGCATAATAACGGAAAGACCAGGAACATGGCTAAAAAGGCCTTCATTAGTCTGGCTATGCCAGATAGCGCCCCCGGGGAGATATCCCCCACAAGGTGCATAAATAACAGCAGGACAAGTCCAATCGCCATAACTACGCCAACGCAGATTGCTCATACTGCTGATCAACTGGTTTAAACCAGGTGTAATAAAATCGATAAACTGTATTTCAAAAACAGGGCGCTTGCCATAAGCAGCTAGTCCAACTGCAACACCAATAATGGTAGACTCCGCCAAGGGTGAGTTAATCACACGATCAGGAAATTCAGTAGACAACCCTTTAGTGAGCTTAAATACTCCACCTAATGGGTCTGCTATATCTTCACCGAAGAAAATAACATCCTTATCATTACTGAGTGCTTCACGGAAGGTTTTGTTAATGGCATCCGCCATACGGCACTTTTCACCCACAGGAAGCGTTGGCATTTTACCCACTTGGAAAGGCGCAAATACTTGTTTCGTTTCATCTCCAGGCGTTGGGTTTTTAGCCGTCTCAGCACGTTGGTAATCTTCTTTGGTAATGGTTTCTATTTCCTTATCAAATTCCTCCCAACTTTCTTCATTGAAAATGCCATCGAGGATAAATTCTTCTTTAATGCGGCTTAGCGGATCGCGCTTTACGATTGCGGCTAGCTCTTCTTCCACACGGTAATTACGGTGGTCATCCGCGCTCGAGTGGCTAGACAAGCGTTCTACATGGCTCCAGATAAACTGAGGCCCTTTACCACTTCTAGCATTATTAATCGCGATATTCGCAGCTTCGAAAACCTGGTGTATATCGGTACCATCGATCTCAACCCAATCATCATTTGGCAGGGCCTTAATCGCTAGCGCTGCCATTTCTTCGGTGTTGGTGCTGATACCAAAGCGGTTGTCCTGCACCACGAAAATCATCGGCAGGTTTTTCTCTTTGGCAAACGCGATAGATTCATAGAAATCTCCTTGGCGTGTACCTGCTTCGCCGATAGATACATAGACAACATTTTGTTTTTTGTCCATCTGCATCCCCCAAGCCACACCCGCAGCCGGTAGATGTTGGGCGGCAATGGTAGAAGCCGTACTATAAATATTTAACTTACGGTTACTAAAGTGGCTCGGCATTTGTCGGCCGGCACTGGAGGATTCTTTTTTAGCGTAATAGGCAAGCGCTAAGTCGTAATTGCTAATCCCCCTGGAGAGGACAAACGCACGATCTCGGTAGAATGGAAAACCATAATCACCTTCTTGCATCAACATGCCGAAGATGGCCGAGGTTTCGTGGCCCATTGCGGATACATGAAACCAACCCTTACCTTGCCGGATCAATCGCTGCTCCCTCAAATCACCATGTCGGCTAATCAACATCAGGCGAGCTAGCCTTTTCTTCGTTTCAATATTTAGTTCCAAATTTGCTGTGTTTGGCATCTTGCTTTGATTATCAGATTTTAACATCGAGTAAAAGTTTATAGTTCGCCACTTCGGGCTATTTTATTAAATCCTTGTCTTAGGATCGTTATTATATACAATTTCGTTTATGAGATGGATTTTCCCCATCGCTATATGTGTAATGCTTTTTTTTGCTTCTGGCCAGTCTAAATTGGCCACGCACGGAATCGAGATAGACTATTTTGATAAAATAGGCCATTTCCTCGTGTTCGGGCTGCTAGCAACCGCCTTTTACAGGATCCCTTTTTTTTGGAATCTTAAGTTAATTGGGCTTATCCTAGTTTTGTTTATTGTAACGTTGTTTGGAGCAAGTGATGAGATTCACCAATCCTTTACACCGGAAAGAAATTTTGAATACACGGATATGATTGCGGATTTCAGTGGCGCTTTTATTGCGCTTCTTGTCTATAAATTCTGGCATCTATATAGAGCCATACTAGAATACCCGGTTTTTGGCTCAATCAAAAGATATAGCCCGAAAAAGGGGTATGTACGCTCGTTTGGAGATTCCGATGCCCCGCTAACAAGGCCTTAAAAAAATATTACCGCCTTTTTATCGCTAAAATCACCTTGATTGATCAGTTGTATTCATATTGAATCGAATTGCTTCACTCAATTTATTCCCATGAAAGATAAAGTAGAACTGGTTAAAGAGTATTTATTGTCATTCCAAAATGCCGTTTGTGCTGCTGTTCACAATGAAGATGGTACAGGAAAGTTCATTGAAGATCGCTGGGATCGCCCTGAGGGTGGTGGCGGAATCACGCGCATCTATAAAGGTGATGCGATCGAGCAGCTCGGTGTTAATTTTTCGCATGTGCATGGGGATCAGCTCCCGGCTTCCGCAACGGACTTACGCCCGGAGATGGCAAACAAGAGTTTTGAGGCACTTGGTGTTTCTATTATATGCCACCCGTCCAACCCTTATGCCCCAACGACTCATGCCAATGTAAGAATGTTTGTGGTCAATGATAAGAATGATGGCTCAACACACTGGTGGTTCGGCGGCGGTTTTGACCTCACACCTTATTATGGTTTTGAAGAGGATGCTGTCCATTTTCACAAAAAAGCTAAAGCCGCATGTGATCCTTTTGGCATAAACCTCTATCCTCGTTTTAAGCAAGAGGCGGATGATTACTTCTTTTTAAAACACAGGAGCGAACCACGTGGCATCGGGGGCATTTTCTTTGATGACTTTAATGAAAAGAATTTCGACCACTCTTTTGGTTTTATGCGCAGCGTAGGGGATAATTTTATAAAAGCCTATCAGCCCATCCTGGCACGCCGAAAAAATACACCCTATGGTGAGCGTGAAAGAAATTTCCAACTCTATCGTCGTGGACGCTACGTTGAGTTTAATCTTATTTATGACCGTGGTACTCTTTTCGGTCTAAAGTCAAATGGGCGTACAGAGTCTATTCTCGCTTCATTGCCACCGGAAGTACGCTGGGAGTATAACTGGTCTCCTGAAGCAAATACTCCTGAAAGCCGTCTACATGAATTTTTCTTA is part of the Verrucomicrobia bacterium CG1_02_43_26 genome and encodes:
- a CDS encoding coproporphyrinogen III oxidase; this translates as MKDKVELVKEYLLSFQNAVCAAVHNEDGTGKFIEDRWDRPEGGGGITRIYKGDAIEQLGVNFSHVHGDQLPASATDLRPEMANKSFEALGVSIICHPSNPYAPTTHANVRMFVVNDKNDGSTHWWFGGGFDLTPYYGFEEDAVHFHKKAKAACDPFGINLYPRFKQEADDYFFLKHRSEPRGIGGIFFDDFNEKNFDHSFGFMRSVGDNFIKAYQPILARRKNTPYGERERNFQLYRRGRYVEFNLIYDRGTLFGLKSNGRTESILASLPPEVRWEYNWSPEANTPESRLHEFFLKPKDWVHLKPELSFA
- a CDS encoding aspartate-semialdehyde dehydrogenase, with translation MKVRIGILGATGAVGKEALQLLLERNVPFASIRLLASKRSSGQVVTIEDKDFTVEEATPDIFKELDFAIFSAGGDVSRQFAKEAVKQGCVVIDNSSAFRMDEDVPLVIPEVNPKALSGHKGIIANPNCSTILTLLALFPLHKAFGLKRFFASTYQAVSGTGLAALRELETQVKQWAHGEMIVPSVYPHQIAFNVIPHVDAFLENGYTKEEMKMLVESQKILGMPDLQVSCTSVRVPVFRAHSIAISAEFEQAVSVQKAREVICNFPGIELYDEPEQNHYPMPIQFSQKEKCGVGRIRKDLVFGNGLSLWVSGDQLWKGAALNAIQILEQLL
- a CDS encoding murein biosynthesis integral membrane protein MurJ encodes the protein MSKKLKNITIVASSTLGSRVLGLFRDMVTFTFLGAGAINSAFLLAFMLPNLFRRLLGEGALTSALIPILSEEHHKHGKEEAFRFLNKLITWVSLGMVMLILLVIAGLNFVDHIPNLEPRWYLGAKLGMILIPYMLFVCLAAAFAAALNVFERFGIAASSQIWLNLAMIIALGVFGYLFGKNAEEQVYYLCTGVLIGGLIQVIWPAVALMRSGWKPKFDLSPSPALSSWFKLFIPGFGGAAIYQINFMVTQLLAFWLTNSAVATLYLANRLIQLPQGLFTISLVTVFFPSLSKLVIQGDKKSDLKDLYLKGLRMLMVVTIPATVGLIVLREPILSLLFEWGQFDAENVRATGPILAIVALSLPFFALSTLSTRGFHSLQDTRTPYKIGMVMFGINLILSVALMFPYGVAGLALANLTANIIQTILLQVKLTAKEESFSLKGLGAPMIQIGFAACSMIITLYLMLFAWESAFSFNGKLFATVAILTVIPGGMLIYFATLWILGYEDKHEFKRYCLLILKRRKASS
- a CDS encoding ferredoxin encodes the protein MADKNDKWPENVPGKFYVDEQCIDCDLCRETAPDFFTRNEDGGYSFVYKQPKTEEEIEMCMEALEGCPVEAIGEDGDED